In Leptospira sp. WS58.C1, a single genomic region encodes these proteins:
- a CDS encoding inorganic diphosphatase, whose amino-acid sequence MQHPWHEASPGPNPPHEVHALVEIPSGSKAKFEVDKESGLIKLDRVLFASAHYPAHYGFIPQTLGDDKDPLDILVLCSEEVPPLCLVPARVVGVMRMIDRGEGDEKILAVASGDRSFDGIEHVSQLPNSFRAELTHFFSVYKQLEKKEVRVEEPEGPEVAKELILRALDFYKQKFPKK is encoded by the coding sequence ATACAACATCCTTGGCACGAGGCCAGCCCCGGTCCGAATCCTCCTCATGAAGTCCACGCACTTGTGGAAATCCCTTCCGGAAGTAAGGCTAAGTTCGAAGTGGATAAGGAATCAGGACTCATCAAATTGGATCGGGTACTTTTTGCTTCCGCACATTATCCTGCTCATTACGGTTTTATTCCTCAAACCTTGGGAGATGATAAGGATCCTTTGGATATCTTAGTTCTTTGCTCGGAAGAGGTTCCCCCGCTTTGTTTAGTACCTGCCAGAGTGGTCGGTGTTATGAGAATGATAGACAGGGGAGAAGGTGACGAAAAAATCCTAGCGGTCGCCTCGGGGGATAGAAGTTTCGACGGTATAGAACACGTGTCCCAACTTCCGAATTCCTTCAGGGCGGAGTTGACCCACTTCTTCTCCGTTTATAAACAATTGGAAAAAAAAGAAGTTAGGGTAGAAGAACCGGAAGGCCCCGAGGTAGCGAAAGAGCTGATCCTAAGGGCATTAGATTTTTATAAACAGAAGTTCCCTAAAAAGTGA
- a CDS encoding exonuclease produces METMTTLDQQDQPNNEFGKFASFRPTYLQIKSKDSYPNDERPYFSPEMERLLLTAGESTNSEGLNSGKIPTYPATAELDYKFVEEISELISKGLVLVVPRIFAKKNTGELEIVLHVLGAKSSKKGNPETVRDIFFQIVRKSAGTIRNFEISSQNDREIVLNEVLYSLADGNIPHFKYAYTDKAKELLGKIYHKNIMQKELLDDYYKLIHSFIQEEEILTRTSTCGYIHVPDQDADILFTQVSELYEKKVVPKLVSENPKLAEQLVSIREAILSDESGLLNNDPLLIRKSIYSEEFAKLTQLSGNKGAYSDFFRLARVISQKSLESDMFLKGAREKSVENGLKKVVLSGKGAMARYMSLSIGRDLPFDSEVIKSVQHDSSLLSCIYYSPEGPELFICPWDKVLIKNMLRELSEKFAFYNMTSLSFLLMLFKNKDKLLPLLSDESAAEDFRNVGYNCLSHTFPWYRRLAFFLGFKGNMLTDVFRELGDIQYRQMGEKLKFEEKISAIRQKLREELIIEVRENMAGILEGKS; encoded by the coding sequence ATGGAAACGATGACAACACTTGATCAACAAGACCAACCAAATAATGAGTTCGGAAAATTCGCCTCTTTCAGGCCTACCTATTTACAGATCAAATCCAAAGACTCTTATCCTAACGATGAAAGGCCTTATTTCAGCCCTGAAATGGAAAGGCTTTTATTGACTGCGGGTGAATCTACGAATAGTGAAGGATTAAATTCGGGTAAAATCCCTACTTATCCGGCAACCGCAGAACTGGATTACAAGTTTGTGGAGGAAATAAGCGAACTGATCTCCAAGGGTTTAGTATTGGTTGTTCCTAGGATCTTTGCCAAGAAGAACACGGGGGAATTAGAGATCGTACTCCATGTATTGGGAGCCAAATCCTCCAAAAAAGGAAATCCCGAAACTGTGAGGGATATATTCTTTCAGATCGTCCGAAAATCAGCAGGCACGATCAGAAATTTCGAGATCTCCTCCCAAAACGATCGGGAGATCGTTTTAAACGAAGTGTTATATTCTTTGGCGGATGGAAATATTCCGCATTTTAAGTACGCATATACAGATAAGGCCAAAGAATTATTAGGAAAAATATATCATAAAAACATAATGCAGAAGGAGTTGTTGGATGATTATTATAAACTCATCCATTCGTTCATCCAAGAAGAGGAGATCCTTACCAGGACTTCTACCTGCGGTTATATTCATGTTCCGGACCAGGATGCGGATATATTGTTTACGCAAGTTTCCGAATTGTACGAAAAAAAAGTAGTCCCTAAATTAGTTTCAGAAAATCCAAAATTAGCGGAACAATTGGTCTCGATACGAGAGGCAATACTTTCCGACGAATCCGGTTTATTGAACAACGATCCATTGTTGATCCGAAAATCCATTTACTCGGAAGAATTTGCAAAGTTAACCCAACTTTCAGGGAATAAAGGCGCCTATTCTGACTTCTTTCGTTTAGCCAGAGTAATTTCCCAGAAATCTTTGGAAAGTGATATGTTCCTGAAAGGTGCCAGAGAGAAGAGCGTAGAGAACGGCCTTAAAAAAGTAGTGTTAAGCGGAAAAGGAGCTATGGCACGTTATATGTCTTTGTCCATCGGAAGGGATTTGCCATTCGATTCGGAAGTGATTAAATCCGTGCAACATGACTCCAGCTTATTAAGCTGCATTTACTATAGTCCGGAAGGTCCTGAATTGTTTATCTGTCCTTGGGACAAGGTTTTGATCAAAAATATGCTCCGAGAATTGTCCGAAAAATTCGCGTTTTACAATATGACCAGCCTTAGCTTTCTGTTGATGTTATTCAAAAACAAGGACAAACTTCTTCCTTTGCTATCGGACGAATCTGCCGCGGAGGATTTTCGGAATGTAGGTTATAATTGTCTTTCTCACACATTTCCTTGGTATAGGAGGTTGGCATTTTTTTTAGGGTTTAAAGGAAATATGTTAACCGATGTTTTTCGAGAGTTGGGAGATATCCAATACCGCCAAATGGGAGAAAAACTGAAGTTTGAAGAGAAGATCAGTGCGATCCGACAAAAACTTAGAGAAGAATTGATCATAGAAGTCAGGGAGAATATGGCCGGGATTCTAGAAGGTAAATCCTAA
- a CDS encoding TetR/AcrR family transcriptional regulator: MAERLEVGGYAGTGLNDIVEDAKAPKGSIYFHFPGGKEELASLALLVSGNELAKELKAVLDSAKSVPSGIQTIFSALENRLVSSGFSKGCPIMTTASETASEPSLVNSTCAAVFQDWISILDSFFRKNGFEENKSGELAVGILSLLEGAILISRTSRNTKAIRSASKTAKLLVSEK, encoded by the coding sequence ATGGCGGAACGTCTGGAAGTCGGGGGATATGCGGGAACCGGGTTAAACGATATCGTAGAAGACGCAAAAGCCCCGAAAGGATCGATCTATTTCCATTTTCCCGGTGGGAAGGAGGAATTGGCCTCTTTAGCTCTTCTGGTATCGGGCAATGAATTGGCCAAGGAACTGAAAGCGGTTTTGGATTCCGCCAAATCGGTTCCATCCGGGATCCAAACGATATTTTCCGCCTTGGAAAATAGGCTTGTATCCTCCGGTTTTTCCAAGGGTTGCCCGATCATGACCACTGCTTCCGAGACCGCTTCGGAACCTTCTTTAGTGAACTCAACTTGCGCTGCGGTTTTCCAAGATTGGATCTCCATATTGGATTCGTTTTTCCGGAAAAACGGATTCGAGGAGAACAAGTCCGGCGAACTCGCAGTAGGTATTCTTTCTTTATTGGAAGGAGCCATCCTGATTTCCAGGACCAGCCGAAATACGAAGGCGATACGATCCGCTTCGAAAACGGCAAAACTTCTCGTTTCGGAGAAATAA
- a CDS encoding MBL fold metallo-hydrolase, with the protein MKLKITFLAILAVLLLVFCTALGIPKLAVSEIPEMEKLSQDPRLENPSGLTKLKFTIFKTGEKKASSAFIFEGGPLFHRKQIYHSVVFVEHPKGTFLFDSGLGTQIQEQYKDHRFYVKPMVAYQNPNPLVSQLQTNGIDPAKIGDIVLSHLHWDHAGGVEDFPKARIWSTEAGRKHLQKFGVQKGYLPKQLDSENIIWKDLGFSSKPYENYSKSLDWFGDGSVVFVPMEGHTAGDVGMFLNLPSGKRFFFTGDITWAKEGFEIPSHRIRLLRSIVDRDQELVGKEIYRVHSLLKAYPNLEVVPAHDGEVIDRLGLYPHWIE; encoded by the coding sequence ATGAAACTTAAAATCACATTTTTGGCGATTCTCGCCGTTTTACTATTGGTGTTTTGTACTGCATTAGGAATTCCTAAATTAGCAGTTTCGGAAATCCCTGAGATGGAAAAATTATCCCAGGATCCTCGATTGGAAAATCCTTCCGGATTGACCAAACTCAAATTTACGATCTTTAAAACAGGGGAGAAGAAGGCGTCTTCCGCATTCATATTCGAAGGCGGACCTCTATTTCACAGAAAGCAGATCTATCATAGTGTCGTTTTTGTGGAACATCCCAAAGGGACTTTTCTATTCGATTCGGGTCTTGGGACCCAAATCCAAGAACAATACAAGGACCATAGATTTTACGTAAAACCTATGGTTGCTTATCAGAATCCGAATCCTTTGGTCTCTCAATTACAAACGAACGGGATCGATCCGGCGAAGATTGGAGACATCGTTCTATCTCATTTGCATTGGGACCATGCAGGAGGAGTGGAAGACTTTCCCAAAGCTAGGATCTGGTCCACGGAGGCAGGCCGAAAACATTTGCAAAAGTTTGGGGTGCAGAAGGGCTATCTGCCGAAACAATTAGATTCTGAAAATATAATATGGAAGGATTTGGGTTTTTCGTCCAAACCTTATGAGAATTATTCCAAAAGCCTGGATTGGTTCGGAGACGGTTCTGTGGTATTCGTTCCGATGGAAGGTCACACTGCGGGAGATGTCGGAATGTTCCTAAATCTGCCTTCCGGGAAAAGGTTCTTTTTTACGGGAGATATTACCTGGGCAAAAGAAGGATTCGAGATCCCGTCTCATAGAATTAGATTATTGAGATCTATCGTAGATAGGGATCAGGAATTGGTCGGAAAAGAAATTTACAGAGTACATTCTCTTTTAAAAGCCTATCCGAATTTGGAAGTTGTTCCGGCTCATGATGGAGAAGTGATCGATCGTTTGGGATTATACCCTCATTGGATAGAATAG
- a CDS encoding SDR family NAD(P)-dependent oxidoreductase — translation MRTTRKTAIITGAGGGLGEVLAIEFAAKDYDLALVDINSKGLSKVREKVRTPKNFISTHIADVSYPSQVEKTVRSVEKQHGRIDVLVNNAGIYIAAPFSQLDLSDFKKVMDVNFMGTVYFTKYALPILQKSDSPSVINICSDFGLIGFPNKIAYSSSKAAMRGFTNCLWTEEGDKNLHVMIVYPPAIDTGLIKNAKFWKLEKRTLEFEFVRKNSISAEFVAKRILEGMEKKKKILKIGFTIRMIDIASRYFPETTHTILTKLKNRFDFV, via the coding sequence ATGAGAACCACTAGAAAAACAGCGATCATCACAGGAGCCGGAGGAGGTTTAGGAGAAGTATTAGCGATCGAATTTGCCGCAAAAGATTACGATCTCGCATTGGTGGATATCAATTCTAAAGGACTTTCCAAAGTCAGAGAGAAGGTCAGAACTCCCAAAAACTTTATCAGCACTCATATTGCGGACGTGTCTTATCCTTCCCAAGTGGAAAAAACCGTCCGAAGTGTGGAAAAACAACATGGCAGGATAGACGTATTAGTCAATAATGCGGGGATCTATATCGCCGCTCCATTCTCTCAATTGGATCTTTCGGATTTCAAAAAAGTGATGGATGTGAATTTTATGGGAACGGTCTATTTTACCAAGTATGCGCTCCCTATATTACAAAAATCGGATTCTCCCTCCGTAATCAACATTTGCAGCGATTTCGGATTGATCGGTTTTCCGAATAAGATCGCATATTCTTCTTCCAAGGCGGCAATGAGAGGATTTACGAATTGTTTATGGACGGAAGAAGGAGATAAAAACCTGCATGTGATGATCGTCTATCCTCCTGCGATCGACACAGGACTGATCAAAAACGCAAAATTCTGGAAACTGGAAAAAAGGACCTTAGAATTCGAATTCGTGCGTAAAAATTCCATCTCGGCCGAGTTCGTTGCAAAACGTATTTTGGAAGGAATGGAAAAAAAGAAGAAGATCCTAAAGATCGGATTTACGATCCGAATGATCGATATCGCCTCCAGGTATTTCCCGGAGACGACTCATACGATTCTTACTAAACTAAAGAATAGATTCGATTTTGTTTAA
- a CDS encoding carbon-nitrogen hydrolase family protein has product MHRFLLGLIQLNSGSDVDLNLQKCENYIREAASEGAKLVGLPENFPFLGSEKEKLERAGEIASKTFNLLSNISKKLNISVLAGGFPSPASNGKVFNTSIIFGPDGKEKFEYHKIHLFDTDPGDGIEYRESRTVESGQIVPETYKSPELGNISSVICYDLRFPELFREIMKKDAEMIFVPSAFTKITGQAHWEILLRARAIENQCFIFAPAQTGTHLKGRETYGHSLVVDPWGNVLGDAGEGEKLLLTEIDLEEVQKVRKKIPALKHRKIHS; this is encoded by the coding sequence ATGCACCGTTTTCTTTTGGGACTGATCCAACTAAACAGCGGATCCGACGTGGATTTGAATCTGCAAAAATGCGAGAACTATATTCGGGAGGCCGCTTCCGAAGGTGCAAAGCTCGTAGGTCTTCCTGAAAATTTTCCTTTTTTAGGATCCGAAAAGGAAAAATTAGAAAGAGCAGGTGAGATCGCTTCTAAAACCTTTAATCTTCTCTCTAATATATCAAAAAAACTGAATATATCTGTACTTGCAGGCGGATTTCCAAGCCCGGCTTCGAACGGAAAAGTTTTTAATACTTCTATTATTTTCGGACCCGATGGAAAAGAAAAATTCGAATATCATAAGATCCATCTATTCGATACGGATCCTGGCGACGGGATAGAATACAGAGAGTCCAGAACTGTGGAATCCGGTCAGATCGTCCCGGAAACGTATAAAAGTCCGGAGCTTGGGAATATTTCCTCGGTAATCTGTTACGATCTTCGTTTTCCTGAATTGTTCAGAGAAATTATGAAGAAGGATGCGGAAATGATCTTTGTTCCTTCCGCATTCACTAAGATCACGGGGCAAGCTCATTGGGAAATTTTATTGAGAGCAAGAGCGATCGAAAACCAATGTTTTATATTCGCACCTGCACAAACCGGAACTCATTTAAAAGGAAGAGAGACTTACGGACATTCTTTAGTCGTAGACCCTTGGGGAAACGTACTTGGGGATGCGGGCGAAGGAGAAAAATTACTCTTAACCGAAATAGATCTCGAAGAAGTGCAGAAGGTCCGCAAAAAAATACCCGCTCTAAAACATAGAAAAATACATTCTTAA
- a CDS encoding DegT/DnrJ/EryC1/StrS family aminotransferase, which translates to MITARKTFLPFALPSISEKAIEEVAAVLRSGWITSGPKVKEFEEEFAKYTGAEFALAMNSATAGLHLALESIGLCSEDAVLVPAVTFTATAETVCYFGAEPILADVDPIFNLMTEATLKETIERECVFSKGNLVHKKTGKTVRAVMPVHLAGAVCDMDSINSLAKEYHLYVIEDSAHAFPAVHKGERIGTHGDFTVFSFYATKGITTGEGGMVTTRHAHFAERIKLMRLHGINRETYGRPGWYYEVVSPGFKYNMSDIAAALGLVQLAEAEDLWRRRIQIAEIYRSEFADLPFLHLPLPAIDGEHSWHLFRVEVDTVPGKINRDILCSELQKRNIGSSLHFIPLYEHPFYQRFGFERKNYPNSDAMYKRTLSLPLFAGMTDGDIEDVVTAVKDIFTGL; encoded by the coding sequence ATGATCACAGCCAGAAAAACGTTCTTACCTTTCGCACTCCCTTCGATTTCCGAAAAAGCGATCGAAGAAGTAGCGGCGGTTCTTCGCTCAGGCTGGATCACTTCAGGACCAAAAGTAAAAGAATTCGAAGAAGAATTTGCCAAGTACACCGGAGCGGAATTTGCCCTGGCAATGAATTCGGCAACGGCCGGACTTCATCTCGCTTTAGAGTCCATAGGACTTTGTTCCGAAGACGCGGTACTTGTTCCTGCAGTAACATTTACCGCAACCGCAGAGACAGTTTGTTATTTCGGCGCGGAGCCGATTCTCGCGGACGTAGATCCGATCTTCAACCTGATGACCGAGGCCACCTTAAAAGAAACCATCGAACGAGAATGTGTGTTTTCCAAAGGGAATCTGGTCCATAAAAAAACCGGAAAAACCGTCCGTGCAGTGATGCCTGTACATCTTGCGGGCGCAGTCTGCGATATGGATTCCATCAATTCACTCGCAAAAGAATATCATCTTTATGTAATTGAGGATTCCGCACACGCCTTCCCTGCCGTTCATAAGGGAGAAAGGATCGGGACTCACGGGGATTTTACCGTATTCAGTTTTTATGCCACCAAAGGGATCACCACGGGAGAGGGTGGAATGGTCACCACTCGTCATGCTCACTTTGCCGAAAGAATAAAACTGATGAGACTTCACGGTATCAACAGAGAAACGTACGGACGTCCAGGCTGGTACTATGAAGTAGTTTCTCCAGGATTCAAATATAATATGAGCGATATTGCTGCCGCCTTAGGGCTTGTGCAGCTTGCGGAAGCGGAGGATCTTTGGAGAAGAAGGATCCAAATAGCCGAGATCTATCGCTCCGAATTTGCAGATCTTCCTTTTTTACATCTACCTCTACCTGCGATTGACGGTGAACATTCTTGGCATCTATTCAGAGTAGAAGTAGACACAGTCCCCGGAAAGATCAACCGAGACATTCTATGTTCTGAATTACAAAAACGAAATATAGGTTCCAGCCTTCATTTTATTCCTCTCTACGAACATCCATTCTACCAAAGATTCGGATTCGAAAGAAAAAATTATCCAAACTCTGATGCAATGTATAAGAGAACTCTCTCTCTTCCTCTATTCGCAGGAATGACTGACGGAGATATCGAGGATGTTGTCACTGCAGTGAAGGATATTTTTACCGGCCTGTAA
- the add gene encoding adenosine deaminase has translation MGVTFSEILERIRILDRDVSELNRLKSRLPADRPYSSSLQISFDKQINNLLNERIRLLDLEVSEPPRWLLGDTDAYDSGQRTASAFLEPADLSSKKLQDQDVINLIRELPKTEIHLHLEACVNKDTMKKLMAKNGIQLSNEEFEAKFNFKDLNGFIQVFFFIQSLVKEPADLYYFVGSLAEYMRANRILYTEVFFAPSKFIQNGLDFDEMVSQLVEGIREEKEKDGIEIRLLVDVSRSFGPENAMNNLNRVLKLKHKEVIGIGLGGAELMGPARDYAEVFKKAKEAGLRTVAHSGEDDGPWAIWEAVELCKAERIGHGTSAIQDPELVNYLRENKIPIEICVTSNVFTGKYVRKEQNHPVRYYYDQGLPLCINTDDPEIFNVNLTYEYFKLWRFLDFSLDEIVDLIRQGVYATFHPQKETLWKDMEVQIKKVKEKYGLLEPSIQ, from the coding sequence GTGGGCGTGACCTTCTCCGAAATTTTGGAAAGAATCCGGATCTTAGACCGAGATGTCTCCGAATTGAACCGTCTGAAAAGCAGACTCCCCGCAGACAGGCCTTACTCTTCTTCCCTTCAAATTTCTTTCGACAAACAGATCAATAATCTTCTGAACGAAAGGATCCGACTTTTGGATCTGGAGGTCTCGGAGCCGCCTCGCTGGCTTCTGGGAGATACTGATGCTTACGATTCCGGGCAGAGAACAGCTTCCGCATTTTTGGAACCTGCAGATCTTTCTTCCAAAAAATTACAAGATCAGGATGTTATCAACCTGATCAGAGAATTGCCTAAGACGGAGATCCATCTTCATTTGGAAGCCTGCGTCAATAAGGACACCATGAAAAAACTCATGGCCAAAAACGGAATTCAACTCAGTAACGAAGAGTTCGAAGCTAAGTTTAATTTTAAGGATCTAAACGGTTTTATCCAAGTATTTTTCTTTATCCAAAGTTTGGTGAAAGAACCTGCCGACCTTTATTATTTTGTGGGAAGCCTCGCGGAATATATGAGAGCAAACAGGATCTTATACACCGAAGTATTCTTCGCTCCTTCTAAATTTATCCAAAACGGTTTGGATTTCGACGAAATGGTAAGCCAACTCGTGGAAGGTATCAGGGAAGAGAAGGAGAAGGACGGCATTGAGATCCGACTTCTTGTGGATGTTTCCCGATCTTTCGGTCCTGAAAACGCGATGAACAACCTGAACAGAGTCCTGAAGCTCAAACACAAGGAAGTAATCGGTATCGGTTTGGGTGGAGCGGAACTCATGGGACCTGCTCGAGATTACGCGGAAGTATTCAAAAAAGCTAAAGAAGCCGGGCTCAGAACGGTCGCTCACTCCGGAGAAGACGACGGTCCTTGGGCGATCTGGGAGGCCGTGGAACTATGTAAGGCGGAACGAATCGGTCACGGAACTTCCGCCATCCAAGATCCTGAGCTGGTGAATTATTTGAGGGAAAACAAGATCCCGATAGAGATCTGTGTTACGTCTAACGTTTTCACCGGAAAATATGTGCGTAAGGAACAGAATCACCCTGTTCGTTATTATTATGACCAAGGTCTTCCGCTCTGTATCAATACCGACGACCCTGAGATATTTAACGTTAACTTGACATACGAATATTTTAAACTTTGGAGATTTTTGGATTTCTCCTTGGATGAGATCGTGGATCTGATCCGACAAGGTGTATATGCCACCTTCCATCCTCAAAAAGAAACACTTTGGAAGGATATGGAAGTACAGATCAAAAAAGTAAAAGAGAAATACGGTCTTTTAGAACCCAGCATCCAATAG
- a CDS encoding GyrI-like domain-containing protein, producing the protein MKSKIFLGVVLTLIVSGIGYFYYLGAFDTVQVKEETLGPFYVLSHERMGNYRNVGETFEVIQKEFPEKGFKNYKLFGIYKDNPNTVPEEKLRCEVGALFSEPIADVPTGFSLPLKYRIIEKKKYLTVDFPLKSFVSIFLGIFKVYPVLTEACIERGCNMNEKGSIEIYEPLVEKKTKYLFPLE; encoded by the coding sequence ATGAAGTCAAAAATTTTTTTAGGCGTTGTTCTTACCTTAATCGTTTCGGGGATCGGGTATTTTTATTATTTGGGTGCATTCGATACCGTTCAAGTAAAAGAAGAGACCTTAGGACCATTCTATGTTTTATCGCATGAAAGGATGGGGAATTATAGGAACGTAGGCGAAACTTTCGAGGTAATCCAGAAGGAATTTCCGGAGAAGGGATTCAAAAATTATAAACTTTTTGGGATCTATAAAGATAATCCGAATACAGTTCCGGAAGAAAAATTAAGATGTGAAGTAGGTGCATTGTTCTCTGAACCTATAGCAGACGTCCCAACCGGATTTTCATTACCTTTAAAATACAGGATCATAGAAAAGAAAAAATACTTAACCGTAGATTTTCCACTGAAAAGTTTCGTTTCTATTTTTCTCGGGATTTTTAAAGTATATCCCGTACTAACGGAAGCCTGTATTGAAAGAGGCTGTAATATGAATGAAAAAGGTTCGATCGAGATTTATGAACCGCTCGTGGAAAAGAAAACGAAGTATTTATTCCCATTAGAATAA
- a CDS encoding adenylate/guanylate cyclase domain-containing protein, with the protein MNVFKTWFEYCRIPERIWKKLLSIGVEDAPGARYIVATNAVVLITALFTLVYYIIFTSFGLIFPIWLYLLWTVNIFGYAFVLFLNFVRSHKAARLLLAFVGTMQLLMISRILPQEAGLDLYILASFAFPFYIFPPEEKKYIYMMEIALALLFVSVHIIPYFFDPILSLDPKYRSYFYFTSLILVVAWFSFIGKELAQAAWEADRSLKEEKAKTELLLLNILPRETAEELKKTGSSEPRLITQATVLFTDFYGFTSIAEKLTPNDLVKELDFCFRHFDSVTETHRLEKLKTIGDAYMCVAGVPSYRSSHAVDSLLAALEMLERLEELSKLKKGPNWKARIGVHSGPLVAGVIGARKFSYDVWGDTVNLASRMESNSEPGKVNVTQSIVDLTDEYFQFKSRGKLPVKNKEKTAMYFLLGLKSEFRDRKNPRNPNAKFWEEYGKQFGRREPIISY; encoded by the coding sequence ATGAATGTTTTCAAGACCTGGTTCGAATATTGTCGGATCCCGGAAAGGATCTGGAAAAAACTATTATCGATCGGAGTAGAAGACGCTCCCGGAGCCAGATATATAGTCGCTACCAATGCAGTGGTATTGATCACGGCGCTATTTACATTAGTGTATTACATTATTTTCACTAGCTTCGGATTGATATTTCCAATCTGGTTGTATCTGCTTTGGACGGTAAATATATTCGGATACGCATTCGTTCTATTCCTAAATTTCGTTCGTTCCCATAAGGCTGCGAGATTATTACTTGCATTCGTGGGAACAATGCAATTATTGATGATCTCAAGGATCTTACCTCAAGAAGCGGGATTGGATCTTTACATTCTCGCGAGTTTTGCATTTCCGTTTTATATCTTTCCTCCGGAAGAAAAGAAATACATCTACATGATGGAAATCGCTCTTGCACTTCTATTCGTTTCCGTACATATCATACCTTATTTTTTCGACCCTATACTCAGTTTGGATCCTAAATACCGAAGTTACTTTTATTTTACCAGTTTGATCTTGGTAGTCGCATGGTTTTCTTTCATCGGAAAAGAATTGGCGCAGGCGGCCTGGGAAGCGGATCGTTCCTTGAAAGAAGAAAAAGCAAAAACAGAATTACTTTTACTGAATATACTTCCAAGAGAAACCGCAGAAGAACTTAAAAAAACGGGAAGCTCGGAGCCCAGGTTAATCACTCAAGCTACGGTTTTATTCACGGATTTTTACGGATTCACTTCTATCGCGGAAAAACTTACGCCCAATGATCTTGTAAAAGAATTGGATTTTTGTTTTAGACATTTCGACTCGGTAACCGAAACGCATAGATTAGAAAAATTGAAAACGATCGGAGACGCATATATGTGCGTAGCGGGAGTTCCTTCTTATAGATCTTCTCACGCGGTCGATAGCCTGCTTGCAGCATTAGAAATGTTGGAACGATTGGAAGAATTATCCAAGTTAAAAAAAGGCCCCAATTGGAAGGCAAGGATAGGAGTCCACTCCGGCCCCCTGGTTGCAGGAGTCATCGGCGCACGAAAATTTTCCTATGACGTATGGGGAGACACAGTCAATCTTGCGAGCCGAATGGAATCCAATAGCGAACCTGGCAAAGTGAACGTTACCCAATCCATCGTGGACTTGACCGACGAATATTTCCAATTCAAGTCCCGCGGAAAACTTCCTGTGAAAAACAAAGAAAAAACTGCGATGTACTTTCTATTAGGATTAAAATCCGAATTCAGAGATCGCAAAAACCCACGAAACCCAAACGCAAAATTTTGGGAAGAATACGGCAAACAATTCGGAAGAAGAGAACCGATCATTTCTTATTAA
- a CDS encoding DoxX family protein, translated as MNKTVIKVLYWATTGLIALGNLFGAYAYTSQSPQVLEGLALLGYPAYVALILGPAKGLSALALLYPKFPRLKEWAYAGITFNVLGAGLSHLFTKDPNFATPFIFLALVAVSYITWRKLEAEKA; from the coding sequence ATGAACAAAACTGTTATCAAAGTTTTATATTGGGCGACCACAGGCCTGATAGCTCTTGGAAATCTTTTCGGCGCTTACGCATATACGAGCCAAAGTCCACAAGTTTTAGAAGGACTAGCTCTTCTCGGATATCCCGCATACGTAGCTTTAATTTTAGGGCCTGCGAAGGGTTTGAGTGCACTCGCTCTTCTTTATCCTAAATTTCCAAGACTAAAAGAATGGGCTTATGCAGGAATCACCTTCAATGTATTAGGCGCAGGTCTCTCTCATCTTTTCACAAAAGATCCGAACTTTGCGACTCCTTTCATTTTCTTGGCCTTGGTTGCCGTTTCTTATATCACTTGGAGAAAATTAGAAGCTGAGAAGGCTTAA